The following nucleotide sequence is from Zea mays cultivar B73 chromosome 1, Zm-B73-REFERENCE-NAM-5.0, whole genome shotgun sequence.
GATCTCCGGTAGCCGTGGTGACCATCAACCGGCCTTCGGCGCTCAACGCGCTGACGAAGCCCATGATGATCTCCATGGCGGCTGCGTTCCGGCGGCTGGGTGCCGACGACGCCGTGGCAGCGGTGGTGCTCGCGGGCCGCGGTCGCGCGTTCTGCTCCGGGGTGGACCTGACGGCGGCGGCGGAGGTGTTCAAGGGCGATGTGAAGGACGTCGCCACGGACCCCGTCGTGCAGATGGAGCTCTGCCGGAAGCCCATCGTCGGCGCCATCGCCGGGTTCGCCGTCACTGCCGGGTTCGAGATCGCCCTCGCCTGCGACATCCTCGTCGCTGGACGCTCCACCAAGTTCTTGGACACCCACGCCAAGTACGTCTATCATCCTCCACTTCATACAGATCACTGTATTGTCGAATCAGCTAGTGTTCTAACTTAGCTGCTCTTGCGACTAGGATGGTAATCAGAGTCACTCTGCGTTAGTTTACTCGATTATTAGTTTTCAGCTAGGCTGTAGCGAAAATTCGGCGTTTGGAACTTTGGGATACACGGAGGCTTGGTTGGAAAACTGAGCTTTCGGTGTTTTTATTTGGTAATTTTGTATAACACAAGATTGCCTGAACATAGTTCTACAGAAGCTGTGGTATTGCGCTTTTCAATTTTGGCCAGAGCACTGAAACACTACGTTTCTTCTCCATATCATCAGCCAATACATTTCCACTCCAATTTATTTATGCCGTTGCCTTCTAACCTGTTCACGTCATCTGCTGTGCTCTGATCAATATCCGGTCTTGTGATGTAGGTTTGGGATATTTCCTTCCTGGGGTCTTTCACAGAAGCTTTCT
It contains:
- the LOC100283153 gene encoding 3-hydroxybutyryl-CoA dehydratase; the protein is MGTASPDSGDLIEVGPARPGSPVAVVTINRPSALNALTKPMMISMAAAFRRLGADDAVAAVVLAGRGRAFCSGVDLTAAAEVFKGDVKDVATDPVVQMELCRKPIVGAIAGFAVTAGFEIALACDILVAGRSTKFLDTHAKFGIFPSWGLSQKLSRIIGPNRAREVSLTCMPVTAEMAERWGLVNHVVDDNEVLSKAIEVAEAIVRNNRNLVVLYKSVINDGFKLDLEHAQALEKERGHNYYNGMTKEQFTNMQKFIQGRSSKKTPSKL